Genomic segment of Borreliella spielmanii:
TAATGCTATACCTCCACCAACCCAAACTGGATTTCGCTTTGTACCCACTCTAGCCCTGCCGGTTCCTTTTTGCTTCCAAGGCTTTTTAGAACTACCCCTGACCTCTGATCTAGTTTTAGTTGAAGATGTTCCAACCCTAAGATTAGACAATTCACTTTTTATAGCATTATAAATAGACCCATGACTGACTTCTATATTAAAAACTCTATCATCTAAATTTACAGTTCCAATCTCTTTCCCATCTTTAGAAAAAACTTTTCTTTCCATACTAAATACCTACTTTTTAGATTTCTTAACAACAACAAAAGAACCCTTAGCACCAGGCACAGCCCCTTTTACTAGAATAGCTCTCTTTTCTTCATCAATTAAAACAACTTCAAGATTTTGAATAGTTTGTTGATTTCCACCCATTCTACCAGCCATTTTGGTCCCTTTAAATGTTCTTGCGGGAGTGGTAGCTTGTCCTGTGCCACCAAGATGCCTATGAAATTTTGATCCATGAGACGCTGGTCCACCACTAAAATTATGCCTTTTCATAGCCCCTTGAAAACCCTTGCCTTTAGTAGTGCCTGTAACATCTACATACCTAACTGATTTAAAAACATCAACTTTAATCTCATCCCCAGCATCATATCCATCAAGCCCCTTAAGCTCTATCACATATTTTTTAGGCTCAATATCTTTTAAACTTTTATATTGACCTTTTATAGGCTTTGAAACTTTAGAACCCTTAAGATCCACAGAACCTGCTATAAGAGCGCTATAACCATCTCTATCAACTGTTTTCTTCCCTATAATATAATTGGGCTGAAACTCTATAATAGTAACAGGAACCACAATGCCATTTTTCTGAAATATCTGAGTCATGCCAACTTTTTTTCCAATCAATCCCAACATTAAAACACCTCAAATTCATATACTTAAAAATATTATTTACTGTTTAATATCTACCTCAACACCTGCTGGAAGCTCTAACTTCATTAAAGAGTCCATTAAAGCAGAAGTGGGTTCTAAAATATCAATAAGCCTTTTATGAGTTCTCATTTCAAATTGCTCTCTTGACTTTTTATTGACATGAGGAGAACGCAAAACAGTATATTTTTTTATTTTTGTAGGCAAAGGAATTGGGCCCTTAATTTGAGCTTTAGCCTTCTGAACAGCTTTAACAATAGATTCGGCACTCTGATCTAATATTTTAACATCAAAACTAAATAATCTTACGCGTATCTTATCTTTAGCAATCAATTTATTCTCCTAAACTTTAGAGAGATATTAAATATATCTCCCCAAAGTCTTAAACTATTCCAATATCTCAAGAATTCTTCCTGAAGCAACAGTTCTCCCACCTTCTCGAACAGCAAATTCCACATTTTTATCCATAGCTATCGAAGAGATCAGCTCAACAACAATATCAACATTGTCACCAGGCATAACCATTTCTTTGCCTTCTAAAGCAACAACACCAGTAACATCGGTTGTTCTAAAAAAGAATTGTGGTCTATACCCTGGGAAAAATGGCTTATGCCTACCACCTTCTTCTTTAGTCAAACAATAAATTGAAGCTTTAAACTTCTTGTGCGGAGTAATTGTACCTGGCGCTGACAAAACTTGTCCTCTTTCAATATCTTTCTTATCAACACCTCTTAGAAGAAGACCAACATTATCCCCTGCTTGGCCTTGCTCAAGAATTTTCTGGAACATTTCAACACCAGTAACAGTGGTTTTTCTGGTTTCTTTAATGCCAACTATTTCAACTTCTTGGCCAACCTTAATAACGCCTCTTTCAATACGTCCAGTAGCAACAGTACCTCTTCCTGAAATAGAAAATACATCTTCAACAGCAAGCAAAAATGGTTTGTCAATATCTCTTTCTGGAAGATCAAAATAATTATCCATGGATTCGAGAAGCTCTTTAACACATTTTGCAGATTCAGGATCTTCTGGATTTGACATAGCCCCAAAAGCCGAGCCCTTGATTATTGGGGTATTAGCTGAAAAACCATATTTTTCAACAAGTTCTAAAACTTCAACCTCAACAAGCTCAACAAGCTCAGGATCTGCCAAGTCTAATTTATTTAAAAAAACTATTATTTTCTTTATTCCCATTCTTTGAGCAAGAAGCAAATGCTCTTTTGTTTGGGGCTCAGCACCACTATCAGCAGCAACTAAAAGTATCGCTGCATCCATTTGAGCCGCTCCTGTAATCATATTTTTTATATAATCAGCATGACCTGGACAATCAACATGAGCATAATGTCTATTAGCTGTTTCGTACTCAATATGCCTAGCATTAATTGTTATTCCCCTTGCTTTCTCTTCAGGCGCATTATCAATATCTTCATACTTTAATGCTTTTGCATCTTTATTTAATTTTGAACAATAAATACTAATAGCCGCTGTTAATGTTGTTTTGCCATGATCAACATGACCTATTGTTCCAACATTCATATGCGGCTTTGTTCTTTGAAAAACTTCTTTTGCCATGATTAACCTCCTAAATTTCACATTCTAAATAGCTACTTACATTCAATCTCTTTAAAAAATTTTAACAAATTTATTCTTCTCAAAATAAGAAAATAGCTACAAATAATCAAAAAATCAATTCTTAGAAATTGACCCGCACTGCGTGTTTTTCTAAAAAATTTTAATAACTTTAAAAGTCTACACATTTTATAAAATATAGTCAATATGCTTAAACTTTTAAATTCAACTAATCACATACAATGGTATTAAAAATAAACACAAATTTTATATTAATTAAAGAAAAGCACAAAATACTAGAGAATAAAACTTTAAAAACAATTAATTAAAATAAAAAATGCTCAACTAATACATTTAAAATCATGAAATTTAAAACAATAATAAATAATTTTAAATCTAATCACTATTTAAAATTAATCAAACATCTTTATGTTATCAAAAAAAGTTAACATTACCCCGATAAAAAAATATAATAAAAAATAATGAAAACTAAAAAAATTAAGCTTAAATTACTACCAATACTTACAATTTCTAGCATTTCAATTGTTTTTATGTCTTGCATGAAAACAAGCACAATAAAATCAAAAGAAAATGCTCAAGAAATTACCTATCTTATTAGCACTATAAAAACTAGCAAAAAAGTAGAGATAGTAAACTATAAATCCGATAGTAAAAACAATCTAATAATTACTCTTAAAAACAAAAGCGGAGAAAATATAAATGCAAATTCATTAGCAATTTTCAAGGAAGGCAGTAAAACGGGTGAATTAATTAGAGAAAACCTTAATGGGCTTGAGACAAAAACTTTTTATTTAAAAACTAAAATCAACGCTAAAAGAAAAAACATATTATATATTTTTGAAAAACAATGAGCCTTATTGCAAATAAGCTATTGCACAAAAAAATAAATTAACAAAAAATCTAAAATCTATTTTAAAGACCAAAAACATTAAATTTACTTAGAACAAGTAAACTAGTTCCTTTAATAAAATACAAATATAAATCTTAATTACTATTTGTATTTTTTAATTAAACTGGGTTTGGTCCAATAACGAGTACAAGTAAAAACAACTAAAATTATAATTGCTAAATAATTTGAAATTATAAAAGCATAACCTAAAGAATTTTCAATTATGCCAAAATACTGAAAAATAAACACTACTGGAAGACGAATAAGCCACAATCTAATAAAAATAATAATCATTGCAATTTTTGTCCTACCAGATCCAATAAGTCCTCCAAAAAATACTTGCTGCAGTCCATATCCAAAAGTACCAATAGTTGTTAACAACAAATAATTATTAGCATAATTCAAAACTTCCAAATCATTTGTAAATAACCTTAATATAAGCTGTTTATTAATAATAACAATCGAATTTATTATTAATAAAATTCCTAAAGACATAAAAAATCCTTTTGTTAAAACTTCTCCCACCCTATTGATTTTCTTGGCACCAAGATTTTGGCCAACAATTGAAATAACTCCAGTACCAATTCCCATAGCAGGAAGAAATAAAAAAGAAATAATAGTATTTGTAAGTCCATACGCCGCCAAAAATTTTGGACTAATCTTAATAACAATATAATTGAAAATAAAAAAAGACAATGAAACCATTATTTGCCCAAAAGTTGAAGGTAACCCCAAATTAACAATTTCTTTAATAGATTTTATGTCTAGCGCTAAATCCTTTGGATAAATTTTTAATCCACGATTTAATTTGTAAGTTAAAAATAAATAAAAAGCAACGGTTAACAATTTTGAAAATAAAGTAGCCCAAGCAGCCCCAACAATGCCCATATTAAAACTAAATATTAAAATTGGATCAAGAATAAAATTAACAATATTAGCAAATAAAACTATTAACATTGAAAGGATGGTTTCTCCTTGAGCATTTAAAATATATGTAATTGAAACACTTAAAAACATAATAGGAATTCCAAAAATTGTCACATAAAAATAAACCTTTGAAAGCTCTTTAAGCTCGCCTTTTACGCCCAAAAAATCTAAAAGATTCTCAATAAAAAAAAGAGCACAAATAACAACAAATAAGGATAAAGTAAAA
This window contains:
- the rplC gene encoding 50S ribosomal protein L3, which codes for MLGLIGKKVGMTQIFQKNGIVVPVTIIEFQPNYIIGKKTVDRDGYSALIAGSVDLKGSKVSKPIKGQYKSLKDIEPKKYVIELKGLDGYDAGDEIKVDVFKSVRYVDVTGTTKGKGFQGAMKRHNFSGGPASHGSKFHRHLGGTGQATTPARTFKGTKMAGRMGGNQQTIQNLEVVLIDEEKRAILVKGAVPGAKGSFVVVKKSKK
- the rpsJ gene encoding 30S ribosomal protein S10, which codes for MIAKDKIRVRLFSFDVKILDQSAESIVKAVQKAKAQIKGPIPLPTKIKKYTVLRSPHVNKKSREQFEMRTHKRLIDILEPTSALMDSLMKLELPAGVEVDIKQ
- the tuf gene encoding elongation factor Tu — protein: MAKEVFQRTKPHMNVGTIGHVDHGKTTLTAAISIYCSKLNKDAKALKYEDIDNAPEEKARGITINARHIEYETANRHYAHVDCPGHADYIKNMITGAAQMDAAILLVAADSGAEPQTKEHLLLAQRMGIKKIIVFLNKLDLADPELVELVEVEVLELVEKYGFSANTPIIKGSAFGAMSNPEDPESAKCVKELLESMDNYFDLPERDIDKPFLLAVEDVFSISGRGTVATGRIERGVIKVGQEVEIVGIKETRKTTVTGVEMFQKILEQGQAGDNVGLLLRGVDKKDIERGQVLSAPGTITPHKKFKASIYCLTKEEGGRHKPFFPGYRPQFFFRTTDVTGVVALEGKEMVMPGDNVDIVVELISSIAMDKNVEFAVREGGRTVASGRILEILE
- a CDS encoding MATE family efflux transporter yields the protein MSTNKSKTRELILNGNLYKVLFLISFPIVITNIIQAFYDLTDMFYVGKLGAMPLSALSLAGPINFFIMAIAMGMATGSISLISKCIGEGNFSRFSRYAGQLIVLNFTLSLFVVICALFFIENLLDFLGVKGELKELSKVYFYVTIFGIPIMFLSVSITYILNAQGETILSMLIVLFANIVNFILDPILIFSFNMGIVGAAWATLFSKLLTVAFYLFLTYKLNRGLKIYPKDLALDIKSIKEIVNLGLPSTFGQIMVSLSFFIFNYIVIKISPKFLAAYGLTNTIISFLFLPAMGIGTGVISIVGQNLGAKKINRVGEVLTKGFFMSLGILLIINSIVIINKQLILRLFTNDLEVLNYANNYLLLTTIGTFGYGLQQVFFGGLIGSGRTKIAMIIIFIRLWLIRLPVVFIFQYFGIIENSLGYAFIISNYLAIIILVVFTCTRYWTKPSLIKKYK